A portion of the Stigmatella aurantiaca DW4/3-1 genome contains these proteins:
- a CDS encoding ABC transporter permease, translated as MSLRNAARAFPTMLRIGFSEALAYRAELLIWVVSTTMPLIMMALWTAVARDAPVGRYGTQGFVGYFLATFVVRQLTGSWAAWQINFEVRQGTLAMRLLRPISPLWAYAAENLGAMPMRLLVAVPVALLSVAAVGRAAVPQTAWGWPVLLLAIFGGWLITFLANVAIGTMVFFMESSQKLMDVWLVLFFVFSGYMYPVELFPPVLRAVADWLPFRYQIGLPVEVMTGAHGLAETLGLLARQWMWIFLLGVFSFTLWRRGVRRFAAYGG; from the coding sequence ATGAGTCTGCGCAACGCCGCCCGGGCCTTCCCCACGATGCTGCGCATCGGATTCTCCGAGGCGCTGGCTTACCGGGCCGAGCTGCTCATCTGGGTGGTGTCCACCACCATGCCCCTCATCATGATGGCGCTGTGGACGGCCGTGGCCCGGGACGCGCCCGTGGGGCGGTATGGCACGCAGGGCTTCGTCGGCTACTTCCTGGCGACCTTCGTGGTGCGCCAGCTCACCGGCTCCTGGGCCGCCTGGCAGATCAACTTCGAGGTGCGGCAGGGCACGCTGGCCATGCGCCTCTTGCGGCCCATCTCGCCGCTGTGGGCCTATGCGGCCGAGAACCTGGGGGCCATGCCCATGCGGTTGCTCGTGGCGGTGCCGGTGGCGCTGCTCTCGGTGGCCGCCGTGGGGCGCGCGGCGGTGCCCCAGACGGCGTGGGGCTGGCCGGTGCTGCTCCTGGCCATCTTCGGCGGGTGGCTCATCACGTTCCTGGCCAACGTGGCGATCGGGACGATGGTGTTCTTCATGGAGAGCAGCCAGAAGCTGATGGATGTATGGCTGGTGCTCTTCTTCGTTTTCTCCGGGTACATGTACCCCGTGGAGCTGTTTCCCCCCGTGCTGCGCGCCGTCGCGGACTGGCTGCCGTTCCGCTACCAGATTGGCCTGCCCGTGGAGGTGATGACGGGCGCGCACGGGCTGGCGGAGACGCTGGGGCTGCTCGCCCGGCAGTGGATGTGGATCTTCCTGCTGGGGGTTTTCTCCTTCACGCTGTGGCGCCGGGGCGTGCGCCGCTTCGCGGCGTATGGAGGCTAG
- a CDS encoding GNAT family N-acetyltransferase, which yields MKNPFLIGPRLYFRPIEREDAPQLAVFVNDPSVRRLLLLHRPLNVAQEYAFVESLERDQHQVVLGIARHESPELIGVTNLFGLDFRSRRAEFGLIIGDRSQWGQGYGTEATRMMLDYGFGTLNLNRVWLQVFAHHAAGIRAYEKAGFRREGVQREQHYAEGTFVDAVLMGILRAEWMPLTLPSP from the coding sequence ATGAAGAACCCCTTTCTCATCGGTCCCCGGCTCTACTTCCGCCCCATCGAGCGCGAGGATGCGCCTCAGCTCGCGGTGTTCGTGAATGACCCGAGCGTGCGCCGCCTGCTGCTGCTGCACCGCCCGCTGAACGTGGCGCAGGAGTACGCCTTCGTGGAGTCGCTGGAGCGCGATCAGCACCAGGTGGTGCTCGGCATCGCGCGCCACGAGAGTCCGGAGCTGATTGGCGTCACCAACCTGTTCGGTCTGGACTTCCGGAGCCGGCGGGCGGAGTTCGGCCTCATCATCGGAGACCGCTCGCAGTGGGGCCAGGGGTATGGCACCGAGGCCACGCGGATGATGCTGGACTATGGTTTCGGCACGCTGAACCTGAACCGCGTGTGGCTTCAGGTGTTCGCCCACCACGCGGCGGGAATCCGCGCCTACGAGAAGGCGGGCTTCCGGCGCGAGGGCGTGCAGCGCGAGCAGCACTACGCGGAAGGCACGTTCGTGGACGCGGTGCTGATGGGCATCCTGCGCGCGGAGTGGATGCCGCTGACCCTCCCCTCGCCGTAG
- a CDS encoding peptide chain release factor 3, with protein sequence MASELQQEVARRRTFAIISHPDAGKTTLTEKLLLYGGAIHLAGSVKAKRARRHATSDWMELEKERGISVTSSVLQFVYRDHAVNLLDTPGHQDFSEDTYRTLAAADAAVMLIDAAKGVEPQTKKLFKVCRMRGIPIFTFVNKLDRYGRAPLELMDELEQVLGIRSYPMNWPIGMGPEFRGVYDRRANVVHVFSAEGNHGEKEVAERSVPLDSEEIHSILSEQEMAQLREDIELLDVGGDEFTREKSDAGLLTPMFFGSAMTNFGVRPFLDAFLELAPPPTARLTKDGLREPSCPKFAGFVFKIQANMDPAHRDRIAFMRVVSGRYVKGMSAHHSRLGKEVRLAKPSQFLAAERTAIEDAWPGDVIGLFDPGQYRIGDSLAEDAGVVFDTVPRFSPEYFAVVRSKDPLRRKQMEKGLEQLSEEGTVQIFQQLQMGMKDPIVGVVGALQFEVLQYRLEHEYGAKIALDRLPFSHARWVVGPNFDPKAFDWEGNRQTVQDRDGLPLVLFRDDWALQHAEQKHPELKFLNEAPQLHTVAQAAAGA encoded by the coding sequence ATGGCATCCGAGCTTCAGCAGGAGGTCGCCCGGCGGCGCACCTTCGCGATCATCTCCCACCCCGACGCGGGCAAAACCACGCTCACCGAGAAGCTGCTGCTTTACGGTGGCGCCATCCATCTGGCCGGCAGCGTGAAGGCCAAGCGGGCCCGCCGCCACGCCACCAGTGACTGGATGGAGCTCGAGAAGGAGCGTGGCATCTCCGTCACCTCCTCGGTGCTCCAGTTCGTCTACCGGGACCATGCGGTGAACCTGCTGGACACCCCGGGCCACCAGGACTTCTCCGAGGACACCTACCGCACGCTGGCGGCCGCGGACGCGGCGGTGATGCTCATCGACGCGGCCAAGGGCGTGGAGCCGCAGACCAAGAAGCTCTTCAAGGTCTGCCGCATGCGCGGCATCCCCATCTTCACCTTCGTCAACAAGCTGGACCGGTATGGCCGCGCGCCGCTGGAGCTGATGGACGAGCTGGAGCAGGTGCTCGGCATCCGCTCCTATCCGATGAACTGGCCCATCGGCATGGGGCCGGAGTTCCGCGGGGTGTATGACCGGCGGGCCAACGTGGTCCACGTCTTCAGCGCCGAGGGCAACCACGGCGAGAAGGAGGTGGCCGAGCGCTCCGTCCCCCTGGATTCGGAGGAGATCCACTCCATCCTCTCGGAGCAGGAGATGGCCCAGCTGCGCGAGGACATCGAACTGCTGGATGTGGGCGGAGACGAGTTCACCCGGGAGAAGAGCGACGCGGGGCTGCTGACGCCCATGTTCTTCGGCTCGGCGATGACCAACTTTGGCGTGCGCCCCTTCCTGGATGCCTTTCTGGAGCTGGCCCCGCCGCCCACCGCGCGCTTGACGAAGGATGGCCTCCGGGAGCCCTCCTGCCCGAAGTTCGCGGGCTTCGTCTTCAAGATCCAGGCGAACATGGACCCGGCGCACCGCGACCGCATCGCCTTCATGCGCGTGGTGTCCGGCCGCTACGTGAAGGGGATGAGCGCGCACCACTCGCGGCTGGGCAAGGAGGTGCGGTTGGCCAAGCCCAGCCAGTTCCTCGCCGCCGAGCGCACCGCCATCGAGGATGCGTGGCCCGGGGACGTCATCGGCCTGTTCGACCCGGGGCAGTACCGCATCGGCGACTCGCTCGCGGAGGATGCGGGCGTGGTGTTCGACACGGTGCCGCGCTTCAGCCCGGAGTACTTCGCTGTGGTGCGCAGCAAGGATCCGCTGCGCCGCAAGCAGATGGAGAAGGGGCTGGAGCAGCTCTCCGAGGAGGGCACGGTCCAGATTTTCCAGCAGCTCCAGATGGGCATGAAGGACCCCATCGTGGGCGTGGTGGGCGCGCTCCAGTTCGAGGTGCTCCAGTACCGGCTCGAGCACGAGTACGGGGCGAAGATCGCCCTGGACCGGCTGCCGTTCAGCCACGCGCGCTGGGTGGTGGGGCCGAACTTCGATCCCAAGGCCTTCGATTGGGAGGGCAACCGGCAGACGGTGCAGGACCGGGATGGGTTGCCGCTGGTGCTCTTCCGCGACGATTGGGCGCTCCAGCACGCCGAGCAGAAGCACCCGGAGCTGAAGTTCCTCAACGAGGCACCCCAGCTCCACACCGTCGCCCAGGCGGCCGCCGGCGCCTGA
- a CDS encoding ABC transporter permease: MIRRYLRLLGVQLRSSSLLILQYRGDFLLEGLVSLFWTVTALAPLFVVYRGRESVAGWSFGEALLVVGWFTLLQGVLEGAITPSLNGVVDHIRKGTLDFVLLKPADAQFLVSTTRFLPWRATNVLSGVGLFVYAFHLLDRGPSIPGLFASVVLLGSSTLLLYSMWILTVSAAFFVVRVDNLTYFFQSIFDAARWPSAVFKGTLSFIFTFIIPLALMTTFPAEAMLGRLSLKSLLAAVGGSLAFAFVSRRVWLRSIGHYTSASS, from the coding sequence ATGATTCGCCGCTACCTGCGCCTGCTGGGCGTTCAGTTGCGCTCCTCCAGCCTGCTCATCCTCCAGTACCGGGGAGACTTCCTGCTGGAGGGGCTCGTGTCGCTGTTCTGGACCGTCACCGCGCTGGCGCCCCTCTTCGTGGTGTACCGGGGCCGCGAGAGCGTCGCGGGCTGGAGCTTCGGCGAAGCGTTGCTCGTGGTGGGCTGGTTCACGCTGCTGCAAGGCGTGCTGGAGGGCGCCATCACCCCCAGCCTCAACGGCGTGGTGGACCACATCCGCAAGGGGACGCTCGACTTCGTGTTGCTCAAGCCCGCGGACGCGCAGTTCCTGGTGTCCACCACGCGCTTTCTGCCGTGGCGGGCCACCAACGTCCTGTCGGGCGTGGGCCTCTTCGTCTACGCCTTTCACTTGCTGGACCGGGGGCCCTCCATTCCGGGCTTGTTCGCCTCGGTGGTGCTGCTGGGCTCCAGCACGCTGCTGCTCTATTCGATGTGGATCCTCACGGTGAGCGCCGCCTTCTTCGTGGTGCGTGTGGACAACCTCACCTACTTCTTCCAGTCCATCTTCGATGCGGCGCGTTGGCCTTCCGCCGTGTTCAAGGGGACCTTGTCGTTCATCTTCACCTTCATCATTCCGCTCGCGCTGATGACCACCTTCCCCGCGGAGGCGATGCTGGGGCGCCTGTCGCTGAAGTCCCTGCTGGCGGCGGTGGGCGGCTCCCTGGCGTTCGCGTTCGTCTCCCGCCGGGTGTGGTTGCGGTCCATCGGGCACTACACGTCCGCGAGCAGCTGA
- a CDS encoding small ribosomal subunit Rsm22 family protein — MSEAYSRDLERWIPRLIAVWRQARRKGDGPETRLTPQEVKEVGAGVKQLSLGLTRERQLAGAKYMDDPRLLGAYLLFYWPVSYAQARQALGELPNRPRQVLDLGSGPGPLAFAALDAGAKEVTAADRSKPALALARSLATEAGEALATREWDPTRKAPLPEGAYDLITMGHVLNELYGTGDGAIAPRAALLEQVLAQVKKGGSLLVLEPALRETSRALLKVRDVLVGKGYAVRAPCLFRGNCPALVKESDWCHAERPWPMPRVVEELARAAGLHKESLKMSYLMLAPAGEAWPEPPPGRLFRIVSESLEGKGRQRYIGCGPEGRLGLALQEKHRTEKNERFFKLQRGDVLSVTETEPKGDGLALDDRTEVRVVAPAGRGVPPPPSPSKESP, encoded by the coding sequence ATGAGCGAGGCGTATAGCAGGGATCTGGAGCGGTGGATTCCGCGGCTCATCGCCGTCTGGAGACAGGCCCGGCGCAAGGGCGACGGGCCGGAGACGAGGCTTACTCCTCAAGAAGTGAAAGAAGTGGGAGCGGGGGTGAAACAGCTCTCGCTCGGGCTCACCCGGGAGCGGCAGCTCGCGGGGGCCAAGTACATGGATGACCCCCGGCTGCTGGGCGCCTACCTGCTCTTCTACTGGCCGGTGTCCTACGCCCAGGCGCGTCAAGCGCTCGGGGAGTTGCCGAACCGCCCCCGGCAGGTGCTGGACCTGGGCAGCGGCCCGGGCCCACTGGCCTTCGCCGCGCTGGATGCGGGCGCCAAGGAGGTCACCGCCGCGGACCGCAGCAAGCCCGCCCTGGCCCTGGCCCGCTCGCTGGCCACCGAGGCCGGGGAGGCGCTGGCCACGCGGGAGTGGGACCCCACGCGCAAGGCCCCTCTGCCCGAAGGCGCGTATGACCTCATCACCATGGGCCACGTGCTCAACGAGTTGTACGGGACGGGCGACGGCGCCATTGCCCCCCGCGCCGCGCTGCTGGAGCAGGTGCTGGCCCAGGTGAAGAAGGGCGGGAGCCTGCTGGTGCTGGAGCCAGCGCTGCGAGAGACGTCGCGCGCCCTGCTGAAGGTCCGCGACGTGCTGGTGGGAAAGGGCTACGCGGTCCGGGCCCCCTGCCTGTTCCGGGGCAACTGCCCGGCGCTGGTGAAGGAGAGCGACTGGTGCCACGCGGAGCGGCCCTGGCCCATGCCCCGGGTGGTGGAGGAGCTGGCGCGGGCGGCCGGGCTGCACAAGGAATCCCTGAAGATGAGCTACCTGATGCTGGCCCCGGCGGGAGAGGCGTGGCCGGAGCCTCCTCCCGGGAGGCTCTTCCGCATCGTCTCCGAGTCGCTGGAGGGCAAGGGGCGCCAGCGCTACATCGGCTGCGGGCCCGAGGGCCGCCTGGGTCTGGCACTCCAGGAGAAGCACCGCACGGAGAAGAACGAGCGCTTCTTCAAGCTCCAGCGCGGGGACGTCCTCTCGGTGACGGAGACCGAGCCCAAGGGCGACGGGCTCGCGCTGGACGATCGCACGGAGGTACGGGTGGTGGCGCCCGCGGGCCGCGGCGTGCCGCCTCCGCCCTCCCCGTCCAAGGAATCCCCCTGA
- a CDS encoding ABC transporter ATP-binding protein: MISVRGMRKHYKVHKRPPGLKAAFRSLVRREYTAVKAVDGISFDIRPGERVGFLGPNGAGKTTTLKVLSGLLHPSEGEVAVDGHTPRLREAAFLKKIMLVMGQKQQLLWDLPPAETFELNRAIYDVPPAQFKQTLDELVGLLELEDLIHKPTRQLSLGERMKCELAAALIHRPRVLFLDEPTIGLDVSMQATMRAFIKSYNERYGATLILTSHYMDDVAALCPRVIVIDKGLLSYDGGLDALVQRVRPEKRVTFRLERPVEASRLEVLGRVVSHEPMSAVLQVPPEAVSATISRALASLPVTDLTVENAPLEEVMSEVFTENKARRAGDKVGT; encoded by the coding sequence ATGATCTCCGTTCGCGGCATGCGCAAGCATTACAAGGTCCACAAGCGCCCGCCTGGTCTCAAGGCTGCTTTCCGCTCGCTCGTCCGTCGCGAGTACACCGCCGTGAAGGCCGTCGATGGCATCTCGTTCGACATCCGGCCGGGGGAGCGGGTGGGGTTCCTGGGACCCAACGGCGCCGGCAAGACGACGACGCTCAAGGTGCTCTCCGGGTTGCTCCATCCCTCCGAGGGAGAGGTGGCGGTGGATGGCCACACCCCCCGGCTGCGGGAGGCCGCCTTCCTCAAGAAAATCATGCTGGTCATGGGGCAGAAGCAGCAGCTCTTGTGGGACCTGCCGCCGGCGGAGACGTTCGAGCTCAACCGCGCCATCTACGACGTGCCCCCGGCCCAGTTCAAGCAGACGCTGGACGAGTTGGTGGGGTTGTTGGAACTGGAGGATCTCATCCACAAGCCGACCCGGCAGCTGTCCCTGGGCGAGCGGATGAAGTGCGAGCTGGCCGCCGCCCTCATCCACCGTCCGCGGGTGCTCTTCCTGGATGAGCCCACCATCGGCCTGGATGTGTCGATGCAGGCCACCATGCGCGCCTTCATCAAGTCCTACAACGAGCGGTACGGCGCCACGCTCATTCTGACCAGCCACTACATGGACGATGTGGCGGCGTTGTGCCCGCGCGTCATCGTCATCGACAAGGGGCTGCTCTCGTATGACGGAGGGCTGGACGCGCTGGTGCAGCGGGTGCGGCCGGAGAAGCGGGTGACGTTCCGGCTGGAGCGGCCGGTCGAGGCCTCGCGCCTGGAGGTGCTGGGGCGGGTGGTCTCGCACGAGCCCATGTCGGCCGTGCTCCAGGTACCGCCCGAGGCCGTGAGCGCCACCATCAGCCGCGCGCTGGCGAGCCTGCCGGTGACGGACCTGACGGTGGAGAACGCGCCGCTCGAGGAGGTGATGAGCGAGGTGTTCACCGAGAACAAGGCCCGCCGGGCCGGGGACAAGGTGGGCACATGA
- a CDS encoding esterase/lipase family protein, with amino-acid sequence MKQKSPFLLAALAAGTLGLATPALAAAERTTYPVVFAHGMAGFDDILGYDYWGDDYGTFVGDPCDEFFEVYCNDLIDAGQKSFVGAVQPFESSEVRGLQLANQIESYMATSGAKYVSLVGHSQGGMDIRKAARLLRERKGYTAVKALVSISSPHRGSPVAQWVLKLGNGVTGVVDALARIFGDVIYGSGNDGYAAAKALVYNDFDAKDGKTTGAKAFNAAYPINASYASLYGSLMTAQYGLSVNPALYLVKEFFFDPDGDGYCVDDCDNDGAAGKGDGVKSENDDDGLVGINSQQMGYRLRYTEQSGLDKLSIDTSVGYVADINAPNAAQMTSPSSLIIQDHIDVIGVGPDTFSEMEFYAAIIDYVAKND; translated from the coding sequence ATGAAGCAGAAGAGCCCGTTCCTCCTGGCAGCACTTGCCGCAGGTACCCTCGGTCTGGCAACGCCCGCGCTGGCGGCCGCCGAGAGGACGACGTACCCCGTGGTGTTCGCGCATGGCATGGCCGGTTTCGATGACATCCTCGGGTATGATTACTGGGGAGATGACTACGGCACGTTCGTGGGCGACCCCTGTGACGAGTTCTTCGAGGTGTACTGCAACGACCTGATCGACGCTGGGCAGAAGTCGTTCGTCGGCGCGGTGCAGCCCTTCGAGAGCTCGGAGGTTCGCGGGCTCCAACTGGCCAACCAGATCGAAAGCTACATGGCCACCTCGGGCGCCAAGTACGTGAGCCTCGTGGGCCACTCGCAGGGCGGCATGGACATCCGCAAGGCCGCGCGGCTGCTGCGTGAGCGCAAGGGCTACACCGCCGTGAAGGCGCTCGTGAGCATCTCCTCGCCGCACCGGGGCTCGCCGGTGGCCCAGTGGGTCCTGAAGCTCGGCAACGGCGTCACGGGGGTCGTGGACGCCCTCGCCCGGATCTTCGGCGACGTCATCTATGGCTCGGGCAATGATGGCTACGCGGCCGCCAAGGCGCTCGTCTACAACGACTTCGATGCGAAGGATGGCAAGACGACGGGGGCCAAGGCGTTCAATGCCGCCTATCCGATCAACGCCTCCTACGCGTCGCTGTACGGCTCGCTGATGACCGCCCAGTACGGCCTGAGCGTCAACCCCGCCCTGTACCTGGTCAAGGAGTTCTTCTTCGATCCGGACGGGGATGGCTACTGCGTCGATGACTGCGACAACGACGGTGCCGCGGGCAAGGGCGACGGCGTGAAGAGCGAGAACGATGACGACGGCCTGGTGGGCATCAACTCCCAGCAGATGGGCTATCGGCTGCGGTACACCGAGCAGTCCGGTCTGGACAAGCTCTCCATCGACACGTCGGTGGGCTATGTGGCCGACATCAATGCGCCCAACGCCGCGCAGATGACGTCTCCCTCGAGCCTCATCATCCAGGACCACATCGATGTGATCGGCGTGGGCCCGGACACGTTCAGCGAGATGGAGTTCTACGCGGCCATCATCGACTACGTGGCGAAGAACGACTAG
- a CDS encoding carboxypeptidase M32, with protein MDRTFPSLLARMQELKDLGGVIGLATWDQETYLPSKAEGARAHQLSTLQGLYHERLVDPRLGEVLAWAAGQKGLDRDQHAMVRVLTHERDRAVRVPQALVKALAEAQSHGLSAWRQARKEKRFALFQPALERMLALRREQADAYGHGGERYDALLEGYEPGMRVARLTPVLAALRDALIPMAAALAAAPRQVRNPLEGRRFDTEAQWRFTLRLLEAVGFDLEAGRQDRSIHPFTGGTHPQDVRLTTRLDEANPLNAFFSTIHEAGHGLYEQGFDEAHYRTPLAAAPSMGLHESQSRLWENVVGRSRAFWVHFFPLLEQAFPEALAGVGLEGFLAAANRVSPSLIRTEADEVTYNLHIVLRYELELLLIHDELPLSEVPSAWNERMRRYLGITPPDDTLGVLQDIHWAWGEFGYFPTYALGNLYSASLFRAAERALPDLTAHLERGELLPLRDWLRTHVHRQGYRLPAEELIQQVTGHGLTDADFLAYLREKYGALYGVSL; from the coding sequence ATGGACCGAACCTTTCCCTCTCTGCTCGCCCGGATGCAGGAACTCAAGGATCTGGGAGGCGTCATCGGCCTGGCCACCTGGGACCAGGAGACCTATTTGCCCTCCAAGGCGGAAGGGGCTCGGGCCCATCAGCTCTCCACCCTCCAGGGGCTCTACCACGAGCGCCTCGTGGATCCGCGCCTCGGGGAGGTGCTCGCCTGGGCCGCCGGTCAGAAGGGCCTCGACCGGGACCAGCACGCCATGGTGCGGGTGCTCACCCACGAGCGGGACCGCGCCGTGCGGGTCCCCCAGGCCCTGGTGAAGGCGCTCGCCGAGGCGCAGAGCCATGGCCTCTCCGCCTGGCGTCAGGCGCGCAAGGAGAAGCGCTTTGCCCTCTTCCAGCCCGCCTTGGAGCGGATGCTGGCGCTGCGCCGCGAGCAGGCCGACGCCTATGGCCACGGCGGCGAGCGGTATGACGCGCTCCTCGAGGGCTACGAGCCGGGCATGCGCGTGGCTCGCCTCACGCCGGTGCTCGCCGCGCTGCGGGACGCGCTCATCCCCATGGCCGCCGCCCTGGCCGCCGCCCCCCGGCAGGTGCGCAACCCCCTGGAGGGCCGGCGCTTCGACACGGAAGCCCAGTGGCGCTTCACCTTGCGGCTCCTGGAGGCCGTGGGGTTCGACTTGGAGGCGGGCCGGCAGGACCGCAGCATTCATCCCTTCACGGGCGGGACGCACCCCCAGGACGTGCGCCTCACCACCCGGCTCGACGAGGCCAACCCCCTCAACGCCTTCTTCAGCACCATCCACGAGGCGGGGCATGGCTTGTACGAGCAGGGCTTCGACGAGGCCCACTACCGAACGCCGCTCGCCGCCGCCCCCTCCATGGGCCTGCACGAGTCCCAGTCGCGCCTCTGGGAGAACGTGGTGGGCCGCAGCCGCGCCTTCTGGGTGCACTTCTTCCCCTTGCTGGAGCAAGCCTTCCCGGAGGCCCTCGCGGGGGTGGGGTTGGAGGGCTTCCTCGCCGCCGCCAACCGCGTGAGCCCCTCGCTCATCCGCACCGAGGCGGACGAGGTGACGTACAACCTCCACATCGTCCTGCGCTACGAGCTGGAACTGCTGCTCATTCACGATGAGCTGCCGCTCTCCGAGGTGCCCTCCGCGTGGAACGAGCGCATGCGGCGCTACCTCGGCATCACCCCGCCCGATGACACCCTGGGCGTCCTCCAGGACATCCACTGGGCCTGGGGCGAGTTCGGCTACTTCCCCACCTATGCCCTGGGGAACCTCTACTCGGCCTCGCTGTTTCGCGCCGCCGAGCGGGCGCTCCCGGACCTGACCGCGCACCTCGAGCGGGGGGAGTTGCTGCCGCTGCGGGACTGGCTGCGCACCCACGTCCATCGCCAAGGCTACCGGCTGCCCGCCGAGGAGCTCATCCAGCAGGTGACGGGACACGGGCTCACGGACGCCGATTTCCTGGCGTACCTCCGGGAGAAGTATGGCGCCCTTTATGGCGTCTCCCTGTAG